A section of the Sphingomonas ginsenosidivorax genome encodes:
- a CDS encoding (deoxy)nucleoside triphosphate pyrophosphohydrolase: MTNAVVPNILLPVVAAALVDADGRVLLQQRPADKSLAGLWEFPGGKVESGETPEDALIRELEEELGIAVPHACLAPAAFASAPLGDRHLLLLLYIARKWVGVPRALEATVLKWVRPADMHALPMPPADRPLIGLLDALL, from the coding sequence ATGACCAACGCCGTGGTGCCGAACATCCTCCTTCCCGTCGTCGCCGCGGCGCTCGTCGATGCCGATGGCCGCGTGCTTCTGCAGCAGCGGCCTGCCGACAAGTCCCTCGCAGGATTGTGGGAATTTCCCGGCGGCAAGGTCGAGTCGGGCGAAACGCCGGAGGACGCGCTGATCCGCGAACTCGAGGAGGAACTGGGCATCGCGGTACCCCATGCCTGCCTCGCGCCTGCCGCCTTCGCCAGCGCGCCGCTCGGCGACCGGCATCTGCTGTTGCTGCTCTATATCGCGCGCAAATGGGTCGGCGTACCGCGCGCGCTGGAGGCCACGGTGTTGAAATGGGTCCGGCCCGCGGACATGCACGCGCTGCCGATGCCACCCGCCGATCGCCCGCTGATCGGGCTGCTCGACGCGTTGCTCTGA
- a CDS encoding Flp family type IVb pilin, giving the protein MKPLTFAVKRAAGTLSRLVRDRRGATATEYGLILAFVFLALLIGVTSVGTATSGMWHYVSGSVSNAR; this is encoded by the coding sequence ATGAAGCCCCTTACGTTCGCCGTAAAGCGCGCCGCCGGCACGCTCAGCCGTCTGGTACGGGATCGCCGGGGCGCGACTGCGACCGAATACGGCCTGATTCTCGCGTTCGTCTTCCTTGCCCTGCTCATCGGCGTCACCTCGGTCGGCACCGCGACCAGCGGGATGTGGCACTATGTGTCGGGCAGCGTCAGCAACGCGCGCTGA